A single window of Pyrus communis chromosome 10, drPyrComm1.1, whole genome shotgun sequence DNA harbors:
- the LOC137747687 gene encoding uncharacterized protein: MGSDLPPMKATPIPTHDEDSPDQSEALLSFNTDSSASPIPSSSPSHKHSTTVIFISLLLTTCIALSAAAAFAFLFFSNSPKSAPVSDSSSVESKARPLRKLDHPVVLLVSSDGFRFGYQFKAPTPNIRRLIANGTEAEEGLIPVFPTLTFPNHYSIVTGLYPAYHGIVNNHFVDPHTGESFYMGSHEPKWWLGEPLWETVVNHGLKAATYFWPGAEVNKGSWTCPDKLCMQYNSSVPFEQRVDAVLNYFDLPSSEIPVFMTLYFEDPDHQGHHVGSDDPEITEAVARIDKMIGRLIEGLEKRGVFEDVTIIMVGDHGMVGTCDKKLIFLSDLAPWIEIPDDWVQSHTPLLSIRPPSGVDSANVVEKMNEGLKSGKVENGKNLRVYLKEELPSRLHYAASDRITPIVGLVGEGFKVEQKRTKRRECGGSHGYDNAVFSMRTIFVGHGPQFARGRKVPSFENVHIYNLVTTILNIQGAPNNGSLSFPNSVLLPAA; encoded by the coding sequence ATGGGTTCGGATTTGCCACCCATGAAAGCCACTCCGATCCCCACCCACGACGAGGACTCGCCGGACCAATCGGAGGCGCTGCTCTCTTTCAACACCGACTCATCCGCCTCTCCGATCCCATCGTCTTCCCCTTCTCACAAACACAGCACCACTGTTATATtcatctctctcctcctcaCCACCTGCATTGCTCTCTCCGCCGCCGCTGCATTtgccttcctcttcttctccaacTCACCAAAATCCGCCCCCGTTTCCGACTCCTCGTCAGTGGAATCCAAGGCTCGACCTTTGAGAAAGCTCGATCATCCGGTGGTTCTGTTGGTTTCCTCAGACGGGTTTCGATTCGGATACCAATTCAAGGCCCCGACGCCGAATATCCGCCGCCTCATCGCCAATGGGACGGAGGCGGAAGAGGGTCTGATTCCGGTGTTTCCAACTCTAACATTTCCTAACCATTACTCGATTGTCACAGGTCTTTACCCTGCTTACCATGGCATTGTCAACAATCACTTTGTGGACCCGCACACAGGGGAGTCCTTCTACATGGGAAGCCACGAACCCAAGTGGTGGCTCGGCGAGCCGCTGTGGGAGACGGTGGTCAATCACGGTTTGAAGGCTGCCACTTACTTCTGGCCTGGTGCTGAGGTAAATAAAGGTTCTTGGACTTGCCCTGATAAGCTTTGTATGCAGTATAATAGCTCTGTTCCTTTCGAACAACGGGTTGATGCCGTTTTGAATTACTTTGATCTGCCTAGTAGTGAAATTCCTGTGTTTATGACTCTGTATTTCGAGGATCCGGATCATCAGGGTCACCATGTCGGGTCTGATGATCCGGAGATTACTGAAGCTGTTGCTAGAATTGATAAAATGATTGGGAGGTTGATTGAAGGTTTAGAGAAAAGAGGGGTTTTCGAGGATGTAACTATAATTATGGTAGGTGATCATGGGATGGTTGGTACATGTGATAAAAAGCTAATTTTTTTAAGTGATTTGGCCCCTTGGATTGAAATTCCTGATGATTGGGTCCAGTCACATACTCCATTGCTTTCCATTCGTCCGCCTTCGGGAGTTGATTCTGCTAATGTTGTTGAGAAGATGAATGAAGGGTTGAAATCGGGCAAGGTTGAGAATGGGAAGAATTTGAGAGTGTATCTTAAGGAGGAGCTTCCTAGTCGGCTCCATTATGCAGCGAGTGATCGAATTACACCTATAGTAGGGTTGGTTGGAGAGGGATTTAAGGTAGAGCAAAAGAGGACGAAGCGGAGAGAGTGTGGAGGATCACATGGTTATGACAATGCTGTTTTTTCCATGAGGACCATATTCGTTGGGCATGGTCCTCAGTTTGCAAGAGGTCGCAAGGTTCCTAGTTTTGAAAATGTCCACATATACAATTTGGTCACGACGATTCTCAATATTCAGGGTGCTCCTAACAATGGATCTCTATCATTTCCAAATTCTGTTCTTTTGCCTGCTGCTTGA